Proteins encoded by one window of Salvia splendens isolate huo1 chromosome 7, SspV2, whole genome shotgun sequence:
- the LOC121810324 gene encoding pectinesterase inhibitor-like, translating into MQKSNSKEQQKMSYSTIIFLSLALLSQCHADLIGDLCTKSNNPSLCNQALRSDPRSQGANARGLAGIALDNSLSTTQASINVAKSVSNPSNKDKIDTCIENFGEAVDNLQEAKPLIPKLDRPSISTLQTRGSAALTDVDTCSDEFRASEPSELKQATDKAYTFIQLLLIIVNTL; encoded by the coding sequence ATGCAAAAGAGCAATAGTAAAGAGCAACAAAAGATGTCTTATTCTACCATAATATTTTTGTCTCTAGCTTTGTTAAGCCAATGCCATGCTGATTTGATAGGTGATTTGTGCACCAAATCCAACAATCCATCCCTATGCAACCAAGCCCTAAGATCCGATCCTCGATCACAGGGTGCTAATGCTCGAGGCTTGGCTGGGATTGCGCTTGACAATTCCTTGTCCACCACACAAGCCTCCATCAACGTGGCGAAGTCAGTGTCCAACCCTAGCAACAAAGATAAAATTGACACGTGTATCGAGAACTTTGGTGAAGCCGTTGACAACTTGCAAGAGGCCAAGCCCTTGATACCGAAGCTAGATAGGCCTAGCATCAGCACACTCCAAACCAGAGGCTCGGCAGCTCTAACCGATGTCGATACTTGCAGTGATGAATTTAGAGCAAGTGAACCAAGTGAATTGAAGCAAGCTACTGATAAGGCATACACCTTTATTCAGTTGCTTCTGATTATTGTTAATACATTGTAA